The Setaria italica strain Yugu1 chromosome IX, Setaria_italica_v2.0, whole genome shotgun sequence genome has a window encoding:
- the LOC101776190 gene encoding protein DEK — MEEKAVANGAAAADVTAPDSTDTANKVEAGKSKEPAVANKDAEEQNKGSENGTEGASDGDVKMAEAEDAKEGDGDAAAAKQVDSEDVTMDADAKEDTSARTEEGEDTKMTEAEAGNAEVKDKEEKEDNVDNTNVDKVDESKEQEKEGSAEQEEKEVKETEENKQQEDAKEEKDGANGKQQEEEGEEKDSADKKDEADKVEENKETPKNKKARSARDRNQGKDKKQDGSKSREAKSLLETPSPYGIDRPQRERKTVERLVEVIEKEPNRNFVVEKGRGTPLKDIPTVAHRIGRKKPGDLKFLHNILFGRKGKLPDFKVHILQFSGFVWHESDEKQRAKAKEKLDKCVKDMLLDLCWILAIPVPKSNIRKEDLVSKLLDFIAEPHSAADSGLSDDQGSNSRKRKRGGKSASKTPEGTPSSSRKKFGDDSTSDKRRKKALKYDTDEDEDGDESMKSDSEADEQEDDYDSGKEKARKFSEVKESSGKKKTDRASGHKTGPSKTISKSPVKKPSSKISEEKESPNDSAKVFSRKKKTTVKDEKDIKETKSSGKKVTKGKGESAGVDLPSKDELRKTITAILKKVDFNTATFSDILKKLDNHYKMDLTPKKEAIKVMIQDELTKMSEEAGEDEDASEDAEKKQQQPQVKEVEA, encoded by the exons ATGGAGGAGAAGGCCGTCGCAAATGGCGCAGCAGCTGCTGATGTTACTGCTCCTGATAGCACGGATACAGCCAACAAGGTAGAAGCTGGCAAGAGCAAGGAGCCTGCAGTAGCGAATAAGGATGCTGAAGAACAGAACAAAGGCTCAGAAAATGGCACCGAGGGTGCGTCGGATGGAGATGTCAAGATGGCAGAGGCTGAGGATGCAAAGGAAGGTGATGGTGATGCAGCTGCAGCAAAGCAGGTGGATTCTGAGGATGTCACAATGGATGCAGATGCCAAGGAAGATACCAGTGCCAGGACAGAAGAAGGCGAGGATACAAAGATGACTGAGGCTGAGGCAGGAAATGCGGAGGTCAAAGAtaaagaagagaaggaagataATGTTGACAACACAAATGTGGATAAGGTGGATGAATCGAAGGAGCAAGAGAAAGAGGGTTCTGCAGagcaagaggaaaaagaagtaAAAGAAACAGAAGAGAATAAGCAACAGgaagatgcaaaggaagagaAAGATGGTGCTAATGGGAAGCaacaggaagaggaaggagaagaaaaggactCTGCTGATAAGAAAGATGAAGCTGATAAGGTGGAAGAGAATAAGGAGACTCCGAAGAACAAGAAAGCAAGGAGTGCCAGGGATAGAAACCAGGGAAAGGATAAGAAACAGGATGGGTCCAAATCCAGGGAAGCCAAAAGTTTGCTGGAGACCCCGAGCCCATATGGTATTGATCGCCCTCAACGTGAGAGGAAAACAGTGGAGAGGTTGGTTGAGGTGATTGAGAAGGAACCCAACAGAAATTTCGTTGTTGAGAAG GGACGTGGGACTCCTCTGAAGGATATACCAACTG TGGCACACAGAATAGGGAGGAAGAAACCTGGTGATCTTAAATTTCTTCATAATATTCTTTTTGGCAGGAAAGGCAAG CTTCCTGATTTTAAAGTGCACATACTCCAGTTCTCTGGATTTGTTTGGCATGAGAGTGAT GAAAAGCAGAGGGCCAAGGCAAAGGAAAAGCTTGACAAATGTGTGAAAGACATGCTGTTGGACCTCTGTTGGATCCTTGCTATTCCTGTTCCAAAATCGAACATTAGAAAG GAAGATCTCGTGTCAAAGCTGTTGGACTTCATTGCTGAACCTCACTCTGCAGCTGATTCTGGGCTGTCTGATGACCAG GGATCAAATTCTAGGAAACGCAAGAGAGGAGGTAAAAGTGCAAGTAAGACTCCTGAAGGCACACCTAGTAGTTCGAGGAAG AAATTTGGCGATGACTCCACTTCAgataaaaggaggaagaaagcccTTAAGTATGAtactgatgaagatgaggatggTGATGAATCCATGAAGTCTGACAGTGAGGCAGACGAACAAGAAGATGACTATGACTCTGGGAAAGAAAAGGCAAGGAAGTTCTCAGAAGTAAAAGAATCTTCAGGCAAAAAGAAGACAGACAGAGCAAGTGGCCATAAAACAGGTCCTTCAAAGACAATCAGTAAAAGTCCAGTAAAAAAGCCATCATCCAAGATTTCTGAGGAAAAAGAAAGCCCCAATGACAGTGCAAAGGTCTTTTCTAGGAAGAAGAAAACTACAGTAAAGGATGAAAAGGATATCAAAGAAACAAAGTCATCAG GTAAAAAGGTGACAAAGGGTAAAGGAGAATCAGCCGGAGTGGATCTTCCCAGCAAGGATGAATTGAGGAAGACCATTACTGCTATCCTCAAAAAAGTTGACTTCAACACG GCAACTTTCAGTGACATTCTTAAGAAGCTTG ACAACCACTACAAAATGGATCTGACTCCAAAGAAAGAAGCCATCAAAGTTATGATCCAAGATGAGCTAACCAAGATGTCGGAGGAGGCAGGTGAGGATGAGGACGCGAGTGAAGATGCCGAGAAGAAACAGCAGCAGCCTCAAGTGAAGGAGGTCGAGGCATGA
- the LOC101775515 gene encoding isoaspartyl peptidase/L-asparaginase 1: MGWALALHGGAGDVPRTLPPETREPRLAALRRCLDLGAAALRDGRAALDVVELVVRELEDCPHFNAGRGSVLTADGTVEMEACVMEGATLRCGAVAGLSTVANAVSLARLVMEKTPHIYLAFDGAEAFAREQGVETKDPSHFITEQNIERLRQAKEANRVQIDYTQPMKGSQQAPQDTPAPADDNSQTGTVGCVAVDAAGNLATATSTGGLVNKMAGRIGDTPVVGAGTYANALCAVSATGKGEEIMRHTVARDVAALMEHRGLRLRDAAARVVAGAPRGAVGLVAVSRTGEVCMAHNTTAMFRACATEAGHEEVGIWTDADAPMESVSVAL, encoded by the exons ATGGGGTGGGCGCTGGCgctgcacggcggcgccggggacgtCCCGCGCACGCTGCCGCCGGAGACCAGggagccccgcctcgccgcgctccgccgctgcctcgacctcggcgccgccgcgctccgcgaCGGCCGCGCGGCGCTCGACGTCGTCGAGCTCGTC GTGCGGGAGCTGGAGGACTGCCCGCACTTCAACGCCGGCAGGGGCTCCGTGCTCACCGCCGACGGCACCGTCGAGATGGAGGCGTGCGTCATGGAGGGCGCCACCCTGCGCTGCGGCGCCGTCGCGGGCCTCTCCACCGTCGCCAACGCCGTCTCGCTCGCCAGGCTCGTCATGGAGAAGACGCCGCACATCTACCTCGCATTCGACGGCGCCGAGGCCTTCGCCAGGGAACAG GGGGTGGAGACCAAGGATCCAAGCCACTTTATCACGGAGCAGAACATCGAGCGACTGAGACAAGCCAAAGAGGCCAACAGGGTCCAG ATTGATTACACCCAGCCAATGAAAGGGTCGCAGCAGGCACCCCAAGACACCCCGGCCCCAGCCGACGACAACAGCCAGACGGGCACGGTGGGGTGCGTGGCCGTCGACGCCGCGGGCAACCTCGCGACGGCGACGTCCACGGGCGGGCTGGTGAACAAGATGGCCGGCCGGATCGGGGACACCCCCGTGGTGGGCGCCGGCACGTACGCCAACGCCCTGTGCGCGGTCTCCGCCACGGGTAAAGGCGAGGAGATCATGCGGCACACGGTGGCGCGCGACGTCGCGGCGCTGATGGAGCACCGCGGCCTGCGGCtgcgcgacgccgcggcgcgcgtCGTGGCGGGGGCGCCCCGCGGCGCCGTGGGCCTGGTCGCCGTGTCCCGCACCGGGGAGGTGTGCATGGCGCACAACACCACCGCCATGTTCAGGGCGTGCGCCACCGAGGCCGGGCACGAAGAGGTCGGCATCTGGACGGACGCTGACGCGCCGATGGAGAGCGTCAGCGTCGCGCTGTGA